CCTAAGAATTCCCCAAGGCATGATTTTGTTATCAGATAAAAAAGTCAATTGCTTCTAAGATTTCTTCCAAGCAGGGAGGtatcaatttatattaagaAGTATACTTTTCAATGCCTACCAAAGCTAAACCACCACCGGCactacttttcaatttataccAAGTTCTAGACAAAGCACTGCTTGTTCAAATTGACTTTTCAAGCATCAAACAATTGAAATCTCTTAATTGTAGCACTATAAATATCAAGTTCTCATCCTTACATGTATATATcacaattttctttatatagaaATAATGGCACCCTCTACAAGAAAATGCGAGTTAGTCATTGTTTTACTAGGTATTCTTATTGCCGGAGCTCTGCCAAGCTATATCGTAGCTCAAAATTGTGGGTGTGCCGCAAACGAATGCTGCAGCCGGTGGGGTTTCTGTGGCACCGGCAATGAATATTGCGGCACTGGGTGTCAAGAGGGTCCATGTTTTGCACCAACTCCTACCAATGATGTCTCAGTGCCTGATATTGTGACCCCAGAATTTTTTGGTGGGATCCTTGATCAAGCTAATTCAAGCTGTGTTGGGAAGAGCTTCTATTCACGAGATGTATTTCTTGAGGCTCTCAGTTCATATTCTCGATTTGGTAGGATTGGTTCAGTTGATGATTCCAGGCGGGAGATCGCAGCTTTCTTTGCCCATGTCACTCATGAGACTGGACGTAAGATTTCTCTCCTTATCTGTCGTCTGAAGTTTTGTCGATATTTAtagatataattataatttatacctCGTAGTTTAACCGAACTAACTGACGCctttataattaaagttttcctttgtgattatttttattttatttcttattattttctatttttatttattttatgtccttttttctggatttttctatcaaatatgtttctatcttttcttttctgtattaacattttaaaaactaaaagatattaaaataaataactatttaAATAATGATGTTCAAGGATGTATGTATGAAATATATTGGGGAAGTGAGATTTTGGTGAACTAGTAACGGAGCTACGAGTAGTGATTAACGATGTCTCAAAACTCATATATTTCAAAGattcaatttttcctttttacactaggatttgattattatttttttaaattctgatATCTGGACGCTTATTAAACCCTAACTAATTTGGTTGAGTCGGGTCAGCCAATAAAAAGTAACatttttacaataataatatacttcattaacaaaattaaaactcaaagtTTTGCTCGAAGATAATAAGTGTCGAACCACTTAAATTAATCACTGTTGATATACTGAAACTTGATTTTACATGATAAACCTCATTAAACCATATACttctatataataaattaaaatttatgagcAAAGTTAATTTAACTTTGTATAGCAAATCCATAGCGAAGGTAACAATTCTAGGGTCAGATACAACTGGTAGTAAACAAGTTAATTTCTATTAGTTAGTAATTAACAAATAGAATATTTTCTGCAGATTTTTGTTCCATAGAAGAGATCAATGGACCATCAAGGGACTACTGTGATGAGGACAACACACAATATCCATGCAATCCTGATAAAGGTTACTATGGCCGAGGACCAATCCAGCTCTCATGGAATTATAATTATGGACCAGCCGGAGAAAGCATCGGTTTTGATGGATTAAACTCACCTGAGGTCGTGGCCAATGACCCTTTAATTTCATTCAAGACAGCTTTGTGGTATTGGATGAATTTTGTCCAACCTGTAATCAGCCAAGGGTTCGGGGAAACTATTAGAGCCATTAATGGTGCTCTTGAATGCGACGGAGGAAATTCTGCTACTGTTCAAGCTCGGGTTAGGTATTATACTGATTATTGTAATCAACTGGGAGTGGCGCCTGGAGATAACCTAACCTGTTAAGAGAGAGTTTCACCATCgaaattttcttttccattttggttgtctttttaaaatataaaaataaaaataataatttatctcGCTGTGCTCTTAGTTctataatctaaatatatactTGTTTAGATTAATGTATGGtctgagattaaaaataaaataaaataaaataaaaggagtacATATATAGAGCATGAGGAGTTAAGTTTACTTCTTCACATTTTCTTGGTGAAGAGATCATGTGGACTTACATGCCATCGTACTTGTGGTTTGGAAAATGAGAGGACTGGAATTATGAAGAAGGTTGTCATACGAAGTTAGAAGGAAGTTTCTGCTGTGTTTCTTGCTGACAAGTTGATGGGCTAATGAGGACATCTTAATACGTCCAAGGAGTAACCCCAGTCGCAGACTCATCCAAGATCCAAAGTTAAAGATTGCTAGTGAATATACCATATAGTAGTTAATTACTAGCAGCAGAGATGTTATTGTTCTTCtggaatatatttattattaataaagatattttttatttttaatattttattaataaattaagagtgaaaataaagttaatggaataaaaatatttacaaaaaaaaaattataaagttattataattatgagattcatattgcatcaaaatattgtttttaaatgttcCTAATCAACATTATATTAagattgaatattaattaaagttgtTGATACTGGtgcatattatattcttttctttataaaagaaGCAACTGCTCTCATAAACTGAGgtttaagaaatatttgaaaCTAATATGTATGTGCTTGTTAGATAACATTTTCACTGAACTAATCTGCAAGATAATTCCATATGAAGATATTACATATGTCTATGAAAATATTCTTGTGATAATTATATAAGTGATCTTTAAATTTAAGAttactaaattattttatataaatattgttatgcTTTTATCCTGACCACATGTTGTCTTAATCAAGGGTAATATACAAATAGATATTGagtataacataaattatatgaagatatttaagtaatcaagagaTGATTCATGATCctaaatgaattagaaaaaatattctatctgttctcaaatagtattgattctGAAATCTTCAGCCAAGATGGAATcagttttaaaaagaatttcaaaatatatattcaaataattaatgactataatgttgagaaataatatgatttaacaAAGTAAACATACTTTAtactataatatctaaatcaaaatattattgatgaagggataataattacaccaAGAAATTAGTTAGTGaaagattaagtcaaatcacttatgacttttctaatatttgagggaTCATGATAGATTACTAtacattgtacttgatcttcaaatatatatcaatcaattattgaattaataaaaaattaaattgtttaatatacttaattttattttatttaggattatgatttatatttgggtcaacTTATTATAGAACCTAATGAGTCACACATATAAGAACCATTGGTGAGAAACTAAAATGGGATGATTAattaagtgtgacttgattgtaactaaattttagaaattaaggactaaaatataattaatacaagagattacaattttaaacctaaaaaaatcaagtagagacttaattaaataaatttataaaatcaccctaaaataatatatacatatatatatatatatgtgtgtgtgtgtgtgtgtgtgcgcgcgcgcgcgcgcgcaaaAAGTACATTATATAAACACTTaaaccataaaagaaaagatctaGCACTCTAAGGTACAACAACCCTTCTCTCTTAAAAGGATTTAGAAGATTTTTCACTGGTAGTTCATGTATATTACTGTTAGAGGCTGGACATCTAGATCACTTGTGATTTACAACAACTCAACTTTgaagcaaatattcaaaattgaaaataacatatGAACTTTAAGTAATCTTCGCATAAACTCTAACATATGTGAGTTTGCTTACTTTGCATAAACTCTAAAATATACAAAGTAAGCAAactcacattatttttttacaaatttatattttaggttaatttaattatttttttagttttcttatatatatttaagtgttttacaGCTTTTTTACTAAGAGaaatttattgtattaatatatgatttgtatgcCAAGGTTTGTTTAGGATTTTAGGGAAATTGAATTTTgctgaaattaaatttgatttttttaatttaggcgtgttataattgaataaataattggTAATTTTAATGGGCACCAATcacattttgtcaattttattgttaagtagaatttaaaaaaaaaatgttttttttatgaaattaatgaaatcagaaTTATTCTATTTAGATTTCATAATTAAGTAATGATGTGATCGTTCTTGAATGTATCAAGATTCATTAAAATAGATATATAGGCAAGATTATCTTCAAGGAGttgaaagttttattaattttataatttataaactgAATAATATTAATGTAAATGAAATTAGATGTCcatatgtaaaatataaaaatgaaaaattccaCCATAAGGatatgtactttttttttaattttaccttattccattaattttttttatttaaataatgatcttttacctttttttttcattatcatatactttgaagagattaatttgatttatataaaaaacattcttatattttatatgaataagtTGTATTAGTatgaagatttttataaaaattatattttattagtaaCAACATTTAGCCActaagattaaataaatgaaaaaatttaaaataaaaaaattgtccaTATAAACTTTTTGCAtgtaaaactatttattttgaCTGAGATAAGTTTTTagctttaatattaaattagtattaATAACTCTTTTgcatttattaattcatatatttattagtatattttataaattataaactattCACTtctcaattaataaatttaatgataaataagaACATATCcataatataattgttatttttttcatgttagaaattgacttgaaatcctattctcattatttttgtgtaaaaaatatgtttttgtttataaattaaaaaaatcatgatattttaaaatgcattcaaaataataacatattttttcattatatttgaaattaatttaaagttttacatagattataaaactaattaattaacaaacacttaAAGAAGTAGGGGATTTGCACCGTGGATCCCATCACAAAATATCATGGATTTAGTGTTCACCtttttttcgtttctttttttttattatttctctctTAATGGGGACTAAAATGTGGGCCAGTTTAGATTAATCTTTTAGAAAAAAGTAAGATTAAAAGATAAtgaatcaaagtaaaaaaagaaaagtaaatagGTGGCTTTTTCAAACTTATGCAAGGGGAGTTCaacttagataatttttttatcttcaaatttcctaaaaaactaaatttaagcgtggaatatttttggttttagtGTTTTGTGcggtttttaggtttttaaggTAATTAATGGTTTATCAAAATGTTTTGGGTGTTTTCAATATGTTTTGGGGTAAAAAATAggttcttatatataaaaaattcattaacctTGATTTTCCAACTACTagttaaaatatgagaaaatgcAAATGatgtatcatttaattttatatttttttaaatgaggtgAACGATGCTtccattaacaattaaaaaaaaaacccatacaTATGAGTCCTTTTCAAATGAGCAAGACATGTTATCTTGGCTTGCCAGATCTAGCATTATCcgatctttttctttaattaatatcttttttatatgtatttttaaaaataaattttaatttatatttagatttgtaccctaaatttttattttatttatttagtcttttttaaatagagattatttttaattattttatatgtatgtaacttttaaaagattattgtaATTCatctatgaattttatttttatgttctatataaataaattttattttaaaaaataaaaaatatttatttttagataatttttctaatgtgtaactttgtataatatttttttcttttattttatttaattaattttatatgtgtatctggttttattataatttcattaaataaaaaatttattttcataaacaaaatcaaataattgagTAAATAACTGTTacaatgttaaatattttaatttatatatatttcatgatttttttcattttttttattatcattaatattatttatttatttatttataaatatactttttaatttatttaattaattgtatacGTAAAcatcttaaattatttaattaaaaaattaccccTCACGCAGCTGAACACAGGTTTGCCAGACCTAGCATTGTccgacctctttttttttttaattaatatcttttttatatgtattttttaaaataattttttaatttatatttagatttataccctaaatttttattttatttatttagacttttttaaatagagattatttttaattattttatatgtatgtaacttttaaaaaattattgtaattcatctataaattttatttttatgttctatataaataaattttatttttaaaaataaaaaaatatttatttttaaataatttttctaatacgTGTAACTTTGTATAacacttttttctcttttattttacttaattaattttatatgtgtatctggttttattataatttcattaaataaaaaattattttcataaataaaattaataaatataactgAGTAAATAAATGTTACAgggtcaaatattttaatttatatatatttcatgattttttttagttttgttttttattaatgtatataatttttaatttatttaattaattgtatacGTAAAcatcttaaattatttaattaaaaaattaccccTCACGCAACTGAACACAGGTCAAATAGTTAAGTATTAATTAACTAGAGAAAATATCAAAGCTCCTTCTTCGTCTTTATCACGTCTACTTTACaactcattttcatcatttcataTCCATCTTATCGCTTTATTACCAGCGGGCCAAGCTTTTTTACGGGTCCACTCACCTCAAAATACGCAAGACTTTTGTCATTAAGGATGGAAAAATTACTTGTTCTCGTCCAGTTAACAAATATAGAAATGAGGGACATTTCTTTTGTAGTTAACAAATCTTAATAAAGAAGCATCACTCACCCCATCTTAGAATTCCGCTCCTGCGGCCCTCTCCCTGCCTCTCTCACTCACTCTCGTATAAAAACAGATCAGGTTTTTCTCTGTAAGTTACTTGCTCTCTCTGTTTTAAATGTAAGGAGAGCTCTGTTTCTTggaattttgtttcttaaaaagataaaacagaGCCAAATAAGCTTAATTTTGATATGAGTTTTGGGATTCAAGTAATTCCATGTAAGTGGATTTCAGCTTCTGTTACTGTGCATGTTTTGTTAATATTGTGTTTGCTGAATTggttcctcttttctttttatgtttaggtAATTTACTTTAAGAATTGCTGAATTAGGTACTTTTTTCCGGTCAAATTGAGACGAAAATCTCAATTCTTTCTGTGATTCTTTGGTTTTCTGTTTGCTTGCTTGGAAAATGATGGAAAGCGAAACATTTCAGTGACCTATGAGTGCAAAAGACAAAAACTTTTGTTCAATTTAAGTCTTCGGTTTGTTACactttgttttctgtttttagtTGGAAAGTGAAAGGAATTTCTTGTGTGAATTTCAGGAAAGAGATATACTGTTTAAGCAGTGCTTGGAATTATTataaagtgaaagaaaattgcctttcttttcctttattctATTTAATTGCTTAAAATTCTGAAACATTTCCGTTCTTTATCACTCACTGGTTGATATAGATCGAATTCATTATACTGTAAGTTGAAAATTGTTCTGAATTGAGAAAATGCTTCAATGTGAAAGAACTTTGAATCCTGGGTATCTTGAATTTAAAACAATGGAATCCCTTTACCATTTAGTAAGCCACACCCGTTCCATTGTTTTAAATTAGCAATCAAATTGTTGCACAGTAAAATTATACTCTTACATGATTTAAACCTTTCTTTGATGAAATCTTGTTGTCACAGGATTTGCAGTCGGACTGTAATTTTGGATTCAATACAGCCCATATTTGCTAGCGCGCAGAACGTAGACACAGCTATTGGAAAGCTCCAATCATGGACTAACAACCGTTGTTTGATGAAGGACCGGGGGATTACTTGCTTTAAGACAATCATACTGTTGgattggaaaaaatattgaggtattGCACTTGAATCTCCTGACAACTTAGCGCATACTTTTGTGATTGATTTTGTGATCAGTAGTCACCTGTTTCTTTCGGTTCATTTACCTGGTTTTGCTTTCTTTGATATGG
This genomic interval from Populus nigra chromosome 11, ddPopNigr1.1, whole genome shotgun sequence contains the following:
- the LOC133668267 gene encoding endochitinase EP3-like encodes the protein MAPSTRKCELVIVLLGILIAGALPSYIVAQNCGCAANECCSRWGFCGTGNEYCGTGCQEGPCFAPTPTNDVSVPDIVTPEFFGGILDQANSSCVGKSFYSRDVFLEALSSYSRFGRIGSVDDSRREIAAFFAHVTHETGHFCSIEEINGPSRDYCDEDNTQYPCNPDKGYYGRGPIQLSWNYNYGPAGESIGFDGLNSPEVVANDPLISFKTALWYWMNFVQPVISQGFGETIRAINGALECDGGNSATVQARVRYYTDYCNQLGVAPGDNLTC